In Plasmodium gaboni strain SY75 chromosome 14, whole genome shotgun sequence, one genomic interval encodes:
- a CDS encoding putative stromal-processing peptidase, with product MLKSDGVVLLYILVINLICCLNGNTKKRAYILNTPKSSNCKKSCFRRWNTPVNNNINELKEDEDLIKYELQNGLSNIIYKKRKSVNKKKYILNNENHVILPTYKISDDYKCYVNPIDCNYEELHVYMEVNTGSVNEKKNQQGISHLCEHVSYMGSKNRKNIVDKNIRTNAYTDFHHIVFYISVSLNNEIYKENFYSDFKCDQFIKSIREEDIEDYDIYTVDEFNYKHAILSQCIDTMVEVLKGETQFNKERITKEKKAIFSEYSIINNIEYKMNSDIIKVLHKENRLSHRLPIGKLELLKRYGEKDVKEYFNLFFRPENVNFFVYGDVNVDIAQKLISSKLENIKGKDLKEEDKIYLNILNDKCTLRSRNKNLPAVFHMFGDNSDINVNKEEVKNNIQLNNIEKNTQTKDENFHINNNNENIMLNVTDENVAEEEYNNKKQNDYKTYDDDNIIDLQKYKELKRNENDVVCELKFRNYLKNKYDVNMEEEKLLNKNDMKNINTSFEIIKYSLNNVNINILLKEEIKSVRTLEDLKKSVIKEIIFYCLSFRFNIHRNNLFNSIDINEYTNINEGATIRTIEIKTTIKAFEKTIECFYNFIKSLLKYGFSEDELLNYKMNEIDYEDDLKDIEEKKGGQIIDHQNISHEISETYSNSNSNKHSSKNMKLIHPHDDNHHDTEKDINNKMNEQDEEYILDSTKINETYTDEIQKIIDYNTCEHIYLNEKREKKYKKEIFHKLKLEEINNFAKQYFQYLFNIFNPYSNMKPHCVVIHVPSKDQNLFNKNNIKKLFFNNIYSTNDVQNYSINIQNKLLSPHYIYENITKKLSQSRYVVPQKREYKYSNDIFNFIVNKMEQDKNESIFDVKNVFPTLQLCGVSTNPDLNMFKKFYNIKENKHDHLNKVNDHMNETTSLPQTNESSVQQILPLSSNKNKNNYVDIKEKPQRVEINNKEDNIYDNSVFDNTGKKLSPKGVTLLNLKNYVLSLKNQKEIENYELLNGVKVNLYKTKVDKKNIYMRLIIPHNEIIKKKKENVHLLLFSIICLFEGGEIENVSREHVEIHCSNKSINIYIDINDEYFFIDIYTHNKYENISSAFSILNNIILETKIEKTALPRVVDKLKKDFFEYKNSLQSLLLGQTISYVTGGKIGYQNFEVSDTENITMDDVQRMLKHLFSDLNLFELTIVGDFSDFIHYYILHYLGTLQGKIIEKEGETKESDLYLKNNKDNIIIENNPTNNLSNELYSFNEKNKKNQNNLCTSNSDLLLNDYYSMLCPFSQFEEKSKNTTYVYIKEKEEHGIFLLVGKGANTYGFLSNGIHISFYLIEYLKRIISGIEKKKNVKSKNDENVFKDKNIYSDEYICNELEKIKSQVLEDFHFKNKDKDNINEYLKKKKKLYTSPLFFNAVSYIIQYILNSKLFHYLREKKELTYDSSFEFISYEKYFAGFFTILVQTNPRDLELIKKEVLSCIQLFTTNYNNFSDYLIENSKLSYLNKKNKDLKYFVDKISGMQLTHFPLKYKNKNILKDNIILNKIEKIDVLLVLFILFNQTKNYHISYGISAPQDIWKETYKNINKLY from the exons atgttaaaaTCAGATGGGGTAGTTTTGTTGTATATACTtgtaataaatttaatttgttGTCTTAATGGGAACACTAAGAAAAGAGcttatattttaaatacGCCCAAATCTTcaaat TGTAAGAAATCATGTTTCAGAAGATGGAATACTCCCGTGAATAATAAT ATAAATGAATTGAAGGAGGACGAAGACctaataaaatatgaactACAAAATGGATTAAGcaacataatatataagaaaagaaaaagtgtaaataagaaaaaatatattttgaataatGAAAATCATGTAATTCTACCAACATACAAAATATCGGATGATTATAAATGTTATGTTAATCCAATAGATTGTAATTATGAAGAACTACATGTTTATATGGAGGTAAATACAGGAAGTGTcaatgaaaagaaaaatcAACAAGGAATTAGTCATTTGTGTGAGCATGTGTCCTATATGGGTTCTAA aaataggaaaaatatagtggataaaaatattagaaCTAATGCATACACCGATTTCCATCACATCGTGTTTTACATCAGCGTAAGTCTTAATAATGAAatttataaagaaaatttcTATAGCGATTTTAAGTGCGACCAATTTATAAAAAGCATACGAGAAGAAGATATTGAAGATTATGATATATACACAGTAGATGAATTTAACTACAAGCATGCAATTTTATCACAATGTATCGATACCATGGTAGAAGTACTAAAGGGAGAAACGCAATTTAATAAGGAGAGGATAACAAAAGAGAAAAAGGCCATTTTTTCAGAGTACagtattataaataatatagaatataaaatgaattcagatataataaaagtacTACACAAGGAAAATAg GTTAAGCCATAGATTGCCTATAGGTAAACTAGAATTACTAAAGCGATATGGAGAGAAAGATGTAAAggaatattttaatttattttttcgACCTGAGAAcgttaatttttttgtatatgGTGATGTAAATGTTGATATAGCACAAAAGTTAATATCCAGCAAATTAGAGAATATTAAGGGTAAAGATCTTAAAGAGgaagataaaatatatttgaatatattgAATGATAAATGCACATTACGTTctagaaataaaaatttacCAGCAGTTTTTCATATGTTTGGTGACAATTCTGATATAAACGTCAACAAAGAAGAAGTAAAAAACAATATACAAttgaataatatagaaaaaaatacacaAACAAAGGATgaaaattttcatattaataataataatgaaaatattatgttaaACGTTACAGACGAAAATGTTGCAGAAGAAgaatataacaataaaaaacaaaatgattataaaaCATATGATGACGATAACATTATTGATcttcaaaaatataaagaattaaaaagGAATGAAAATGATGTTGTGTGTGAATTAAAATTTAGAAATTAtctaaaaaataaatatgatgTAAATATGGAAGAAGAGAAATTACTAAACAAAAAtgatatgaaaaatataaatacaagttttgaaattataaaatattcattaaataatgtgaatataaatattttattaaaagagGAAATAAAAAGTGTGAGAACATTAGAAGATTTGAAAAAATCTgttataaaagaaataatattttattgtttatCATTTAGATTTAATATACATagaaataatttatttaatagtatagatattaatgaatatacaaatattaatgaaGGAGCTACTATAAGGACTATCGAAATTAAAACAACCATTAAGGCGTTTGAAAAAACAATCgaatgtttttataattttattaaaagtttattaaaatatggTTTTAGTGAAgatgaattattaaattataaaatgaatgaaATAGATTATGAAGATGATTTAAAGGACattgaagaaaaaaaaggtGGACAAATAATCGATCATCAAAATATATCACATGAAATTTCAGAAACATatagtaatagtaatagtaataaGCATTCATctaaaaatatgaaattaaTACATCCACATGATGATAATCATCATGATACagaaaaagatataaacaataaaatgaatgaacaagatgaagaatatattttagaTTCAACTAAAATTAATGAAACATATACTGACgaaatacaaaaaattattgattataatacttgtgaacatatatatcttaatgagaaaagagaaaagaaatacaaaaaagaaatttttCACAAACTTAAATtagaagaaataaataattttgctaaacaatattttcaatatttgtttaatatttttaatcCATATTCTAATATGAAACCTCACTGCGTAGTTATACATGTTCCATCGAAAGAtcaaaatttatttaataaaaataatattaaaaaattattttttaacaatatatattcaacTAATGATGTACAGAATTattctataaatatacaaaataaacTTCTATCACctcattatatatatgaaaatataacaaaGAAATTATCTCAATCACGATATGTAGTCCCACAAAAAAGAGAATATAAGTATTCAAACGATatctttaattttattgttaataaaatggaacaagataaaaatgaaagtATTTTTGATGTTAAGAATGTGTTTCCAACTTTACAACTTTGTGGTGTATCTACCAATCCAGatttaaatatgtttaaaaaattttataatataaaggaAAACAAGCATGATCACCTAAATAAGGTAAACGACCATATGAATGAAACGACATCATTACCACAAACAAATGAATCTTCTGTGCAACAGATATTACCCCTTAGTTCTAAcaaaaataagaataattatGTTGATATAAAAGAGAAACCACAAAGAgtagaaataaataataaagaagataatatatatgacaATAGTGTATTTGATAATACAGGAAAGAAATTATCTCCGAAAGGGGTTacattattaaatttaaagaattatGTTTTATCCTTAAAAAATCAGAAAGAAATAGAAAACTATGAATTGTTAAACGGTGTGAAAgtaaatttatataaaactaaagtagataagaaaaatatttatatgcGTTTAATTATTCCACATAATgagataataaaaaagaagaaagaaaatgtgcatcttttattattttctatcATATGTTTATTTGAAGGAGGAGAAATCGAAAATGTTAGTCGAGAGCATGTAGAAATACATTGTAGTAATAAGagtattaatatatatattgatatcaatgatgaatatttctttattgatatatatacacataataaatatgaaaatataagtTCAGCCTTTTctatattaaataatatcatcTTGGAAACAAAAATAGAGAAGACTGCTTTGCCAAGGGTAGTAGATAAGTTAAAAAAGGATTTCTTcgaatataaaaatagtctacag tcGCTTTTACTTGGACAAACCATTTCGTACGTAACGGGAGGTAAAATAGGATACCAAAATTTTGAAGTTTCAGATACTGAAAATATTACCATGGATGATGTTCAAAGAATGTTGAAACATTTATTTAGTGATTTAAACTTATTTGAATTAACTATTGTAGGTGATTTTTCTGATTTCATACATTACtatatattacattatCTTGGTACCTTACAAGGGAAGATAATTGAAAAAGAAGGAGAAACGAAAGAATCAgatttatatttgaaaaacaataaggataatataataatagaaaaCAATCCTACAAATAACTTATCTAATGAATTATATTCctttaatgaaaaaaacaaaaaaaatcaaaataatttgtGTACGTCTAATTCTGacttattattaaatgattattattCTATGTTATGTCCTTTTTCACAATTCGAAGAAAAGTCAAAGAATACAActtatgtttatataaaagaaaaggaagaacatggaatatttttattagtAGGAAAAGGAGCAAACACTTATGGATTTTTATCTAATGGGATAcatatatcattttatttaatagaatatttaaaaagaataattagtgggattgaaaaaaaaaaaaatgtaaaaagtaaaaatgatgaaaatgtttttaaggataaaaatatttatagtgatgaatatatttgtaacgaattagaaaaaataaaaagtcAAGTTTTAGAAGattttcattttaaaaataaagataaagacaatataaatgaatatcttaaaaagaaaaaaaaattatatactagtccattattttttaatgcagtttcatatattattcaataTATCTTAAATAGTAAATTATTTCATTACTTAAGAgagaaaaaagaattaaCATATGATTCATCATTTGAATTTATAAgttatgaaaaatattttgcTGGATTTTTTACTATACTAGTACAAACAAACCCTAGAGATTTggaattaataaaaaaagaggTATTATCATGTATACAATTATTTACTacaaattataataacTTCTCAGATTATTTAATTGAAAATTCgaaattatcatatttaaataaaaaaaataaagacttaaaatattttgtagATAAAATATCTGGTATGCAATTAACTCATTTTccattaaaatataaaaataaaaatatattgaaagataatataatattaaataaaattgaaaaaattgATGTTCTTCTTGtattgtttattttatttaatcaaacaaaaaattatcatatatcTTATGGAATATCAGCTCCACAGGATATATGGAAagaaacatataaaaatataaacaagTTATACTAA
- a CDS encoding delta-aminolevulinic acid dehydratase, which produces MLKSDGVVLLYILVINLICCLNGNTKKRAYILNTPKSSNCKKSCFRRWNTPVNNNSSQILSNNEGSIEDVYNRNITGKSNIRNFSKDINNNIYIETNRRERRIKRNKYLLSLYNNTNIKTSNFIYPLFIHEEDVEKKHTKLEGIYTYNQEGIIKEIEECIKLNIHHFMFFPVIREEKKTVYCEESYNENSYFCKSISRIKEKFSNNIMIYVDVALDPYNVYGHDGIYDDDKKKILNDISVHTLVKQSLCLAKSGADVVCPSDSMDKRIELIRKNLDFHNFRDILILSYTCKYSSCMYKPFRSILNSNIRKNFIKNKQSYQHDFNSYMDLNNVDKHIVEGADIIMVKPSMFYLDIIHKIKNRVKDDVEIPIAVYNVSGEYMMIKNYVKYLNEDINYENEIITELFKSYLRAGANIIITYFAKQYGLYMKNLYDKNIIIDDNSNNNFNIELTL; this is translated from the exons atgttaaaaTCAGATGGGGTAGTTTTGTTGTATATACTtgtaataaatttaatttgttGTCTTAATGGGAACACTAAGAAAAGAGcttatattttaaatacGCCCAAATCTTcaaat TGTAAGAAATCATGTTTCAGAAGATGGAATACTCCCGTGAATAATAAT AGTTCGCAAATATTAAGTAATAATGAAGGATCAATTGAAGATGTATATAACAGAAATATAACTGGGAAAAGTAATATAAGAAACTTCTCAAAGGATattaacaataatatatatatagaaacTAATAGAAGAGAAAGACGAATAAAGAGGAATAAGTATTTACTTTCATTGTATAATAACACAAATATAAAGACATCGAACTTTATTTATCCATTATTTATACACGAAgaa GATGTGGAAAAGAAACATACTAAATTAGAGGGTATTTATACTTATAACCAAGAGGGTATAATAAAAGAGATAGAAGaatgtataaaattaaatattcatcattttatgttttttcCAGTAATAagagaagaaaaaaaaacagtGTATTGTGAAGAATCATATAACGAAAACAGCTATTTTTGTAAAAGCATATCAAgaattaaagaaaaattttcaaataatattatgatatatgTAGATGTTGCATTAGATCCATATAACGTATATGGACATGATGGAATATATGATGAcgataaaaaaaaaatactcAATGATATAAGTGTCCATACTCTTGTTAAGCAG TCTTTATGTTTGGCCAAGAGTGGAGCTGATGTCGTTTGTCCGAGTGATTCTATGGACAAAAGAATTGAACtgataagaaaaaatttggattttcataattttagagatatattaattttatctTATACATGCAAATATTCCTCTTGTATGTATAAGCCGTTTCGATCAATATTAAATTCTAACATAAGgaaaaattttattaaaaacaAGCAATCTTATCAGCACGATTTTAATAGTTATATGGATCTAAACAATGTTGATAAAC ATATTGTAGAAGGGGCTGATATAATAATGGTAAAACCATCAATGTTTTATTTAGACATAATacacaaaataaaaaaccGAGTTAAAGATGATGTAGAAATTCCAATAGCTGTTTATAATGTTTCTGGTGaatatatgatgataaagaattatgtgaaatatttaaatgaagatataaattatgaaaatgaaataataacaGAATTATTCAAAAGCTATTTAAGAGCTGGTGctaatattatcataacATACTTTGCTAAGCAATATGgtttatatatgaaaaacttatatgataaaaatataataattgatgataattcaaataataattttaatatagaACTAACtctataa
- a CDS encoding hypothetical protein (conserved Plasmodium protein, unknown function) has product MDENYGVGGETFQSAYQKVVLKDRILNEKEKEISKNQLFEISKIKDYNLITHYEYILKLHYFNSNINVLNIYRLVTYEYEKKFEELAYNLKSNILLSLLDINEIKQNDNNMINYFINNYNDMKNYTYVIGNQKYPIGFQKNSNETFQIYVFKIIPNKTLLLNKKNVQEILSSGDIPNGYDSIAIEEKLYYEKVDYKETEQEREGFNENKNNVDKQNCNKREMDANNKNNYSYIYKVRNSEQILPLYLIEFEFKCLRVDISIPVCEYCYSTKAITYCYNDKVHLCDICDIKHHEKNKILKNHKRIHISESPYQFGKCPYHINELIESVCMKCFCTLCPSCILIGTHSKCFDQDDDNNNHPIMNIKDAFILSNQRKSLSDISLQNRKTRILELLKKKHKLLSEIYSNYSSLQKRIDMLYQYIMNEIKFLKKKKINFLMSLKRAVLSELLIIEWMEAFFFHTKLSLNISDFIIYQKKHQLLMQYLINNKTNKHHHNLLKYIPQWLMDKISVHSNLYIFQDHFNNILNMNNSDKKDKENISLNNIKKNIINGSRLIHQNNYTQNKLDSIYNINNMFDNSNRNTFALYDHTNVNDKDMLNKINKTKTNNILFDHNNHNENIAYSKLVDKTKLDQNDNLQDNKNNYHMEGDMNYDKKNPSHFMTNEFCEESYFLDQLNKDNNNNIISEERGLSNDYTSIINISQDYNNSTTNILYKIFNNKSNSNNNNNNNNNNNNSSSSNPFDYSLYYIQPGTNMNTLKNTYIYKELWRNLMNYKYINVIHILKAQNKKYSFQLISSLLNISNYYKSLEDFVKHIIKHEVYTLLNKNIECDTKMKITYLLDNITTLLCMSNLKLAVIIDTHITMCYSEIEQNQKQFLIDVENIKQNDFILYKTYLQQKNNYNQQFIDKNVKNENDFIKVQNEETIHDDKNIDINIEEQINDNELIMTQTLNSKKVSFTELQNKENQFVKEDTKDNQPYDNTIMEEEEDNDMNSFKKNDIYKSIDYNNIFNNNKDNCIDDLISDKEKNELAQLKIIKDYVYIYLEKVINDIINISHKDLNDSIRFLFYTIHDEIDGINKQINYEKKFSIHTLTLCLDLFINSILYPYIFYIHELNIQNKNMTQNNIYQKVLIIFGQTLREISIYIFQIYNLGMYDNNLKVFINNIKNNNMLKKRITNENMFFLDVAQKLFNWIIKNIESPRYYSPLKWNYCESIEKSYKNVVEEIINIDKSSAIKCVNDNVDYNILFSTNNFKDILTLCYSIIKE; this is encoded by the exons atgGATGAAAATTATGGGGTGGGTGGAGAGACATTCCAAAGTGCATACCAAAAGGTTGTTCTAAAAGATCGTATATTGAATGAGAaggaaaaagaaataagTAAAAATCAGTTATTTGAAATAAGCAAAATAAAAGATTACAATTTGATAACAcattatgaatatatattaaaattacattattttaatagtaatataaatgtattaaatatatatagattggttacatatgaatatgaaaaaaagtTTGAAGAATTAGCATATAACttaaaaagtaatatattattaagtttattagatataaatgagataaaacaaaatgataataatatgataaattattttataaataattataatgatatgaaaaattatacatatgtaaTAGGAAATCAAAAGTATCCAATAGGGtttcaaaaaaatagtaatgaaacatttcaaatatatgtatttaaaataataccTAACaaaacattattattaaataaaaaaaatgtacaAGAAATTTTATCAAGTGGAGATATACCTAATGGATATGATTCTATAGCAAttgaagaaaaattatattatgaaaaagTAGATTATAAAGAAACTGAACAAGAAAGGGAAGGttttaatgaaaataaaaataatgtagACAAACAAAATTGTAACAAAAGAGAAATGGATgcaaataataaaaataattatagCTATATTTATAAAGTTCGAAATTCTGAACAAATATTACCCTTATATTTAATTGAATTTGAATTTAAATGTTTAAGAGTTGATATAAGTATTCCAGTATGTGAATATTGTTATAGTACTAAAGCAATTACATATTGTTATAATGATAAAGTTCATTTATGTGATATATGTGATATAAAACATCAtgagaaaaataaaattttaaaaaatcataAAAGAATACATATATCAGAATCACCTTATCAATTTGGTAAATGTCCttatcatataaatgaattaataGAAAGTGTATGTATGAAATGTTTTTGTACTTTATGTCCTAGTTGTATTTTAATAGGTACACATTCAAAATGTTTTGATCaagatgatgataataataatcatccaataatgaatattaaagatgcatttatattatcaaatcAAAGAAAATCATTAAGTGATATTTCTTTACAAAATAGGAAAACACGTATTTTggaattattaaaaaaaaaacataaacTATTGTCAGAAATTTATTCTAATTATTCCTCTTTACAAAAAAGAATAGATATGttatatcaatatattatgaatgaaatcaaatttttaaaaaaaaaaaaaatcaatTTTTTAATGTCCTTAAAAAGAGCAGTATTATCagaattattaattatagAATGGATGGAAgcctttttttttcatacaaaattatcattaaatataagtgattttatcatatatcaaaaaaaacatCAACTTCTAATGCAGTActtaataaataataaaactaATAAACATCATCATAATCTACTCAAATATATACCACAATGGTTAATGGATAAAATTTCTGTCCATTCgaatttatatatttttcaagatcattttaataatatattaaatatgaacaattcagataaaaaggataaagaaaatatatccctgaataatataaaaaaaaatattataaatggTTCCCGTTTAATAcatcaaaataattatacacaaaataaattagatagtatatataacataaacAACATGTTCGATAATAGTAATAGGAATACATTTGCTTTATATGATCACACAAATGTAAATGACAAGGATAtgttaaataaaataaacaaaaccaaaactaataatattttatttgatcATAATAACcataatgaaaatatagCATACTCAAAACTGGTTGATAAAACAAAACTAGATCAAAATGATAACTTAcaagataataaaaataattatcacATGGAAGGAGATATGAActatgataaaaaaaatccATCTCATTTTATGACCAATGAATTTTGTGAAGAAAGTTATTTCCTTGACcaattaaataaagataataataataatataatatctGAAGAACGAGGATTATCAAATGATTATACATctataataaatatatcacaagattataataatagtactacaaatatattatacaaaatttttaataataaaagtaatagtaataataataataataataataataataataataatagtagtagtagtaaTCCTTTTGATTATTCattgtattatatacaaCCAGGTACTAATATGAACacattaaaaaatacatatatatacaaagAATTATGGAGAAACCTAATGaactataaatatatcaacGTTATTCATATCCTGAAAGCCcaaaataagaaatattcGTTCCAATTAATTTCATCccttttaaatatatctaattattataaaagtTTAGAAGATTTTGTgaaacatattattaaacaTGAAGTATATactttattaaataaaaatatagaatGTGATACTAAGATGaaaattacatatttattagaTAATATTACTACATTATTATGTATGAGTAATTTAAAATTAGCCGTCATTATAGATACACATATAACCATGTGTTATTCAGAAATAGAACAAAACCAAAAACAATTTCTTATAGATgtagaaaatattaaacaaaatgaTTTCATTTTATACAAGACATATttacaacaaaaaaataattataatcaACAATTTATAGATAAGaatgtaaaaaatgaaaatgattTTATAAAAGTACAAAATGAAGAAACTATACATGATGacaaaaatatagatattaatatcgaagaacaaataaatgataatgaaTTAATAATGACACAAACTCTTAATTCTAAAAAAGTTAGTTTTACAGaattacaaaataaagaaaacCAATTTGTAAAAGAAGATACAAAAGATAATCAACCATATGATAATACAATAATGGAGGAAGAAGAAGATAATGATATGAATAGCTTTAAAAAgaatgatatatataaatctattgattacaataatatatttaataataataaagataattGTATTGATGACTTAATAAGtgataaagaaaaaaatgaattggctcaattaaaaataataaaagattatgtttatatttatttagaaaaggttataaatgatataataaatatatcacATAAAGATTTAAATGATAGTATACGTTTTCTATTTTATACAATACATGATGAAATAGATGGTATtaataaacaaattaattatgaaaaaaaattcagTATACATACTTTAACATTATGTCTAGATCtatttattaattctatattatatccatatatattttatattcatgaattaaatattcaaaataaaaatatgactcaaaataatatttatcaaAAGGTTCTAATCATATTTGGACAGACATTAAGAGAAATATCTATTTACATATTCCAAATATATAACCTTGGAATGTATGACAATAATTTGAAggtttttataaataatatcaagaataataatatgttgAAGAAGAGAATaacaaatgaaaatatgTTCTTCCTCGACGTAGCACAAaag CTTTTCAATTGGATCATAAAGAATATAGAATCACCCAGATATTATTCTCCTCTAAAGTGGAATTATTGTGAAAGCATAgaaaaatcatataaaaatgttgtagaagaaataataaatatagataaatCTTCTGCAATTAAATGTGTTAACGACAATGTagattataatatattatttagTACTAACAATTTTAAAGATATTCTAACATTATGTTATTCTATAATTAAAGAATga